The following proteins are encoded in a genomic region of Thermococcus henrietii:
- a CDS encoding cation:proton antiporter → MIAPEFFYAAVIIAIGGLICVLRAMIGPTVPDRVVGVDTLNTIVVALMVLLGAAYDRTIYIDIAIVYAFLSYIGTLIIARYLQGGLE, encoded by the coding sequence ATGATTGCCCCGGAGTTCTTCTACGCCGCCGTGATAATAGCAATCGGGGGACTAATCTGCGTTCTACGGGCGATGATAGGACCAACTGTCCCAGACAGGGTCGTTGGGGTGGACACCCTCAACACCATAGTGGTCGCGTTAATGGTTCTCCTCGGAGCGGCCTACGACAGGACAATCTACATCGACATAGCCATCGTCTACGCATTCCTGAGTTACATAGGAACGCTCATCATAGCCAGATACCTTCAGGGGGGATTGGAATGA
- the mnhG gene encoding monovalent cation/H(+) antiporter subunit G, protein MSSVDYLVYTFLAVSVTFNMLGSIALHRFPDVYTRLHGATKCTTFGTIFAVLAVVTYALYQLHITGDPKYLQMALHSLVALVALLLTNPVGAHAIAKAAHLSGYKPAKAVVDAYEEKLGGDRE, encoded by the coding sequence ATGAGCTCGGTTGATTACCTGGTTTACACCTTCCTCGCCGTCAGCGTGACGTTCAACATGCTCGGAAGCATAGCCCTCCACCGCTTCCCGGATGTTTACACGAGGCTTCACGGGGCGACCAAGTGCACAACCTTCGGAACGATATTCGCCGTTCTGGCCGTTGTAACCTACGCTCTCTATCAGCTTCACATTACAGGCGACCCCAAGTACCTCCAGATGGCCCTTCACAGCCTCGTTGCCCTCGTGGCGCTCCTCCTCACGAACCCCGTCGGAGCGCATGCAATAGCGAAAGCCGCGCACCTGAGCGGTTACAAGCCGGCTAAAGCGGTCGTTGACGCCTACGAGGAGAAGCTTGGGGGTGATAGGGAATGA
- a CDS encoding hydrogenase subunit MbhD domain-containing protein, with protein MNALTIDMAIQAIILIGVLITAYLTIRFRDLLAAALMSAAMSLLLSLEFYMLHAPDVAIAEAAVGAGVVTAVVVYGIAKTERWEVEP; from the coding sequence ATGAACGCCCTCACAATTGACATGGCGATTCAAGCCATCATCCTCATCGGCGTTCTCATCACTGCCTACCTCACGATTCGCTTTAGAGACCTGCTCGCCGCTGCACTCATGTCCGCGGCAATGAGCCTGCTCCTCAGCCTCGAGTTCTACATGCTCCACGCCCCGGACGTTGCCATAGCCGAAGCGGCGGTCGGTGCCGGTGTCGTTACGGCGGTTGTGGTTTACGGCATAGCCAAGACAGAGAGATGGGAGGTGGAACCGTGA
- the mbhE gene encoding hydrogen gas-evolving membrane-bound hydrogenase subunit E, whose translation MKRTIAYLSLLFILGVLLYIANPNYGLVFGPGGKEWLTLRYTDNYYIQHGVQEVGGMNIVTDIVFDYRGYDTIGEATVLFTAIAGAIALLRPWRRDEK comes from the coding sequence GTGAAGAGAACCATAGCTTACCTCTCACTGCTCTTCATCCTCGGGGTTCTGCTCTACATAGCCAACCCCAACTACGGCCTCGTCTTCGGGCCCGGGGGAAAGGAGTGGCTCACCCTGAGGTACACGGACAACTACTACATCCAGCACGGTGTCCAAGAAGTCGGCGGTATGAACATAGTCACCGACATAGTGTTCGACTACCGTGGTTACGATACGATTGGAGAGGCGACCGTCCTGTTCACGGCCATAGCCGGCGCGATTGCTCTTCTGAGGCCCTGGAGGAGGGATGAGAAATGA
- a CDS encoding Na(+)/H(+) antiporter subunit B: MRPRCGSDMGLIVKTSARAIIPLIGIFGAYIVMHGHLTPGGGFQGGATIAGAGILFLVSFGLDEMKKHYNKSLYSALEGIGGLVFLGVAMLGMSVAFFYNTLWHNGPFFNGKPGTLLSAGFLPIMNLAVGLKVFTGLVSALTAIAMYRRWKS, translated from the coding sequence ATGAGGCCGAGGTGCGGTAGCGATATGGGGCTCATCGTCAAGACCTCGGCGAGGGCGATAATCCCGCTGATAGGCATCTTCGGAGCCTACATCGTCATGCACGGTCACCTGACACCGGGAGGTGGCTTCCAGGGAGGAGCGACGATTGCAGGAGCGGGAATACTGTTCCTCGTCTCGTTCGGCCTCGATGAGATGAAGAAGCATTATAACAAGAGCCTGTACTCGGCGCTTGAAGGAATCGGCGGTCTCGTCTTCCTCGGCGTCGCAATGCTCGGAATGAGCGTGGCGTTCTTCTACAACACGCTCTGGCACAACGGCCCGTTCTTCAACGGAAAGCCCGGAACGCTTCTATCCGCCGGATTCCTGCCCATAATGAACCTCGCCGTCGGCCTTAAGGTCTTCACCGGCCTCGTCAGCGCGCTTACGGCCATAGCCATGTACAGGAGGTGGAAGTCATGA
- a CDS encoding NADH-quinone oxidoreductase subunit K yields MIQFQFITAFLLIVLGIYAFLAKRNLIKLILALDIIDSGIHLLLISLGYRIELNEIPTAPIYTGYETLKSPMVGPLPQALVLTSIVIGVCVLSLAVALTINAYRHYGTLDVRALRRLRG; encoded by the coding sequence ATGATTCAGTTTCAGTTCATCACGGCCTTCCTGCTCATAGTCCTTGGGATATACGCCTTCCTCGCGAAGAGGAACCTCATCAAGCTGATTCTTGCCCTGGACATCATAGACTCCGGAATACACCTGCTCCTCATAAGCCTCGGCTACCGCATAGAGCTCAACGAAATCCCGACCGCGCCGATTTACACCGGCTACGAGACGCTGAAGAGCCCGATGGTCGGCCCGCTTCCACAGGCCTTAGTGCTTACGAGCATAGTCATCGGCGTCTGTGTGCTCTCGCTCGCGGTCGCTTTGACGATAAACGCCTACCGCCACTACGGAACCCTTGACGTGAGAGCTCTAAGGAGGTTGAGGGGATGA
- a CDS encoding proton-conducting transporter transmembrane domain-containing protein: MNGHEILPYLIIIPLFGAFSMPIVNLLGRKAREAWAVIISGATLAVGSALFYYVWGNKSIIVYTLGAKSPLGQGVSFPIRIVWEVDLFGAIMVLMVTLVAFLAVVYSIGYMKHDTGLDKYYTLILILELGMLGIAITGDLFNFYVFLEIMSIASYALVAFRNDTWEGIEAGIKYMFVGSIASSFILLGIALLYGQYGTLTMSYLAVKLAQNPTVTAKVALALFIAGLLFKSGASPVHMWLADAHPAAPSSISAMLSGLVIKIGGIYALTRILFSIYGHSVSMKTVGWVIIIFACITLIVGNAMAVIQNDMKRLLAYSSVGQIGYILLGLGIGLAAYGSQTGEIAMAGAIYHTFNHALMKALLFLIAGVVIHQLGTRDLNELSGLAKTMPKTTFAFLIGAAAIIGMPPLNGFASKWLIYESSAVFNPILGAIAIIGTAFCTAAYVKVLYTFFGRPNERVMKARDPEGSMLWPIIILAVAIVVMGLFPWQISDKVMIPAVKSLENQLAYISAVLGGA; the protein is encoded by the coding sequence ATGAACGGGCACGAGATACTTCCCTACCTCATAATCATCCCGCTCTTCGGAGCGTTCTCGATGCCGATAGTGAACCTCCTCGGCAGGAAGGCGAGGGAGGCGTGGGCCGTCATAATCAGCGGCGCGACCCTAGCGGTGGGCTCGGCGCTCTTCTACTACGTCTGGGGGAACAAGAGCATAATAGTCTACACCCTCGGAGCCAAGAGCCCGCTCGGCCAGGGCGTCAGCTTCCCGATAAGGATAGTCTGGGAGGTAGACCTCTTCGGCGCGATAATGGTCCTCATGGTAACGCTCGTGGCCTTCCTCGCGGTGGTCTACTCAATCGGCTACATGAAGCACGACACCGGCCTCGACAAGTACTACACCCTCATCCTGATCCTCGAGCTCGGAATGCTGGGCATAGCGATAACCGGCGACCTCTTCAACTTCTACGTCTTCCTCGAAATCATGAGTATAGCGAGCTACGCGCTGGTGGCCTTTAGAAACGACACCTGGGAGGGCATCGAGGCCGGCATAAAGTACATGTTCGTCGGCTCGATAGCGAGTTCGTTCATCTTACTCGGCATAGCGCTCCTCTACGGCCAGTACGGAACGCTGACGATGAGCTATCTCGCGGTTAAGCTCGCCCAGAACCCAACCGTTACGGCGAAGGTCGCGCTGGCGCTCTTCATAGCAGGACTCCTCTTCAAGAGCGGTGCTTCTCCAGTCCACATGTGGCTGGCAGACGCACACCCGGCCGCGCCAAGCTCGATAAGTGCGATGCTTTCAGGTCTCGTCATAAAGATAGGCGGAATCTACGCTTTAACCAGGATACTCTTCAGCATCTACGGGCATAGCGTGAGCATGAAAACCGTCGGCTGGGTCATCATAATCTTCGCCTGCATAACCCTCATAGTCGGCAACGCGATGGCGGTAATCCAGAACGACATGAAGCGTCTCTTAGCTTACTCCTCGGTCGGCCAGATAGGTTACATTCTGCTGGGCCTCGGAATCGGCTTGGCAGCTTATGGAAGCCAGACCGGCGAGATAGCGATGGCGGGAGCGATTTACCACACCTTCAACCACGCACTCATGAAGGCCCTCCTCTTCCTCATCGCGGGCGTTGTGATTCACCAGCTCGGCACGAGGGACCTCAACGAGCTGAGCGGCTTAGCTAAGACCATGCCGAAGACAACTTTCGCCTTCCTCATTGGAGCGGCCGCGATAATAGGAATGCCGCCCCTCAACGGCTTCGCGAGCAAGTGGCTCATATACGAGAGCTCGGCCGTGTTCAACCCGATACTCGGTGCGATAGCGATAATCGGAACGGCATTCTGTACGGCAGCATACGTCAAGGTGCTCTACACCTTCTTCGGCAGGCCGAACGAGAGGGTCATGAAGGCCAGGGACCCCGAGGGAAGCATGCTCTGGCCTATAATAATCCTCGCAGTCGCGATAGTCGTCATGGGACTCTTCCCCTGGCAGATAAGCGACAAGGTCATGATTCCGGCAGTTAAATCCCTTGAGAACCAGCTGGCATACATAAGCGCGGTCCTGGGAGGTGCGTGA
- a CDS encoding NADH-quinone oxidoreductase subunit B family protein, with the protein MSIKVPANGGSNSSERERLEKRIAQLCRYIGKSPWVFHVNTGSCNGCDIEIIAALTPRYDAERFGVKLVGSPRHADILLVTGPVTNQSLERVKLVYEQTPEPKIVIAVGSCPTGGSVFYESPFTNAPLSNVIPVDVYVPGCPPRPEAILHGVVLALEKLAKLLKGGSEE; encoded by the coding sequence GTGAGCATCAAAGTTCCCGCTAACGGCGGTTCAAACTCATCGGAGCGCGAGAGACTTGAGAAGAGAATCGCCCAGCTGTGTCGCTACATCGGGAAATCCCCCTGGGTCTTCCACGTGAACACGGGCTCGTGCAACGGTTGCGACATCGAAATCATAGCCGCTCTAACGCCACGCTACGACGCGGAGCGCTTCGGAGTCAAGCTCGTCGGCAGTCCAAGACATGCGGACATACTCCTCGTAACCGGGCCCGTAACAAACCAAAGCCTTGAGAGGGTCAAGCTCGTCTACGAGCAGACTCCAGAGCCGAAGATAGTCATAGCCGTCGGCTCGTGCCCAACGGGCGGAAGCGTGTTCTACGAGAGCCCCTTCACCAACGCACCGCTGAGCAACGTGATTCCGGTGGATGTTTACGTCCCGGGCTGTCCGCCGAGACCGGAGGCAATACTTCACGGCGTCGTTCTCGCGCTTGAGAAGCTGGCCAAACTCTTGAAGGGGGGTTCCGAGGAATGA
- a CDS encoding NADH-quinone oxidoreductase subunit C produces the protein MSEVNDNANVEKAREEVKEPTKAEKVAKAIAERFPNAQVEVKTNKWGRERVWVRIDRESYRELMRFIKTLDGEAHYSIGIEQDWGDDLGFLSHLVIYYDDAPAVSLLIDVHAPKDDPTLPDISDIFPIALQFEREGMEMVGIDFENAPDKRRLFLPDDFPEGIYPLRLDDKGVPEEMVHNAGHPYYLKGGAKK, from the coding sequence ATGAGCGAGGTTAACGATAACGCTAACGTTGAGAAAGCTCGGGAGGAGGTCAAAGAACCCACCAAAGCCGAGAAGGTCGCGAAGGCGATAGCGGAGCGCTTTCCAAACGCCCAGGTCGAGGTCAAGACCAACAAGTGGGGGCGCGAGAGGGTCTGGGTGAGAATCGACAGGGAAAGCTACCGCGAGCTGATGAGGTTCATAAAAACGCTTGACGGCGAGGCCCACTACTCGATAGGCATCGAGCAGGACTGGGGGGACGACCTGGGCTTCCTCAGTCACCTCGTGATTTACTACGACGACGCCCCTGCCGTTTCACTGCTCATAGACGTCCACGCGCCGAAGGACGACCCAACGCTCCCGGACATCAGCGATATCTTTCCGATAGCGCTCCAGTTCGAGAGGGAAGGAATGGAGATGGTTGGCATAGACTTTGAAAATGCACCGGACAAGAGGAGGCTCTTCCTGCCTGACGACTTCCCCGAAGGCATCTATCCACTCCGCCTCGACGACAAGGGCGTTCCCGAGGAGATGGTGCACAACGCAGGCCACCCCTATTACCTCAAGGGAGGTGCTAAGAAATGA